AAGGAGAGCCGTGTTGAACATCTCATCCTCTCCTATCCGTCCCGCGAAGGAGTGTATCGGCTCTTTGGCTGCGAGTATCGCCATCGTAAGTGTTCCGAGTACGACTGACATGACTAAGCCTTCCTCCGACTGTGTCGCCATTCCTCCGTAGATGAAGGTTATGACCGTACTCACGGAAGTCGTTATACCCACATACTCCTCCGAGTTATGACCCGTTTTCTCGGACTCAGTCCTTGACTCGTCTTTCCACATCGGCTTCCCGGCACTCGCCTCGTAGACGTACCCGAGGACAGACAGAGCGACCACTCCCGTGAACGCCACAGCCAGAAGGCTCTCGAAGAACTCGTTGGTGACCGCACCTAGGAGAGCCACTAGTGGGAGTGTCCGGCTTCCCGCGAAAACCTGACCCGGAACGCTCCTCTCTCTCTCGATGCCTATCAGACCACCGACACCCACTGCTACTACCAACTCGACAGCGAGGGGAAGAGCCATAAATACGTCTCGCATTTAAGAGGTATTAAGCTTCGGCTAAGTATAGGCGGCTACACGAAGCTACTCAGTATATGAGCGACTGACGACACTGATCTCTCCCAGACTGAGAAGCCTGCGACTACGTTGAGTACTGTGTCTCCCGCGAAGAAGACGAAGAGAACTGCGCCCGCGTAATGCGCCTTCCTGACGTCGAACCTGTGGGAGAACCTGTGGAAGAAGAAGGCGTTTGCTATGCTTACGGGAATTATAGCGAGCATCTCGCCCGCCCAGATAGCGGGATGAGCACCGTACTGAGCCGCGAGTCCTATCGTCACGACCTGTGTCTTGTCTCCGAACTCTCCCGCAGCCATCATAGCGAATATAGGAAGGAAGCCGCCGAGGTAGTCGGGGACATCCCAGCCGAGAACTGAGACGTCGACGTCGTCGTAGACTTTCTCTGACTCCTCTGGGGTTCCCGATCCGGGGGCTGACCTGTATAGGAGGACTGCGAATACCACGAAGAGAGACGCGCTGAAGACGTCGAGGTAGACCTCGGGGAGAGCCCCCTTGAGCGCGTTTCCGAGGAGTATCTCTAAGGCTGTCCAGCCGGCGAAAGCGGTTCCGGCGGCGGAGACGACGACGACAGGGTTGTACCTCGTCGACAGACCCGCTATTATGAGCTGAACCTTCTCGCCGGGCAGAACCGCAAGCTGTGTCGTGAAGGCTATTACGAGTAGTGTTATCCAGTCTATCATCTCTGTCTATGTGCGTGTCTCGGTTTCCTGACTTCGGTTAGAAGACGTCGGCTCCGTGGTCTCACTCACGTAGATTCTCTCGGCTATCTCCTCGGGGAGTGACTGTTCTCCCTCGCCCTCGACGTCGACTACTACCATACCTATGGGAGCCACCTCGACTACAGTCACCACGGTTCCCGGGACTATACCAGCCTCTGAGAGGTACCGGAGCTTCTCCTCGTCCCTGTCGCTGACCCGCTCAACTAAGACGGTTTCGTCCTCCGAAGCCGCAGAGAGTGGCTGAGTCCCCTTCTCGGCGAGAGGATCGAGGCTCTCGGTCGGAATCGGGTCTCCGTGGGGATCGACCTCGGGGTCGTTGAGTGCCGAAGCCACCCTTCTCTCGAACTCCTCGCTGATATGGTGTTCCAAGACGTCCGCCTCGTCGTGTACCTCGGTCCACGAGTAGTCGAGGTACTCCGACAGGAAAGTCTCGAGGAGCCTGTGGTGGCGTAATGTCTCGAGAGCAACACCTCTTCCCTTCTGGGTGAGCTTCACGCCCTTGTACTTCTCACGGTCTATGAGATCCCTGTCCTCTAGTTTCTCCATACTACTCGTCACCGTCGGGGACGTCACCCCGAGGTGGTCGGCTATCGAAGACGTCTTGACGCGTGAGCCTCTCGTGTCTTCGAGTTCGTAGACAGCCTTGAGGTAGTCCTCCATAGATGCACTTATCATATAAATTATTTAGACGCGTCTAATCATAAGTATTCTGGAGACTAAACAGATGTCGTCATGGAAGAGACGTCTCTCCTCGGGTTCTGTTCTATCTCGAATGTGGGGGGAAAGCAATAGGACACGCCGGCTGACTTTGGGTTTATCGAGGTGGGGTTTGGGGAAACTTCTCGAATCTATGCCGGCAGTTAACTATTAAACTCTATACATACTAAAACTACTGTCCGAGGTAATTCTTGGAGCCAAGACACGAAAATCGGATATTCTTGCCTCTACCCCAGTTACACTCCGTATATCTCGCCGAACTTCTCCTCGGCGTACTCGACGAAGGGATCGACGTTGAGGTCGTCGCCCGTGACGCGTCTGATGAGGTCGTCAGTCTCGTACCGCTTGCCGTGTCGGTGTATCTCTTCCTTGAGCCAGTCCCTGAGGTGTGAGAAGTTGCCTCGGCTTATCTTACCATTGAGGTCTTCTATCTCGTCGTCGGCGGCGTCGAAGACCTGTGCGGCGAGGACTGAGCCGAGCGAGTAGGTCGGGAAGTAGCCGAAGCTTCCGTGTGACCAGTGTATGTCCTGGAGACAGCCCTCGGCGTCGTTCTCGGGTCTTATTCCGAGGTACTCCTCGACCTTGTCGTTCCAGATCCCAGGGACTTCGTCGACCTCTATCTCTCCACGTATCAGGTCTTTCTCTATCTCGAACCTCAGTACTATATGCATATGGTAGGTGAGTTCGTCCGACTCGACACGTACTGGATGGGGAGAGACCTCGTTGACCGACCGGTAGAGGGCACCGGGAGAGACTTCGGTCTCCAGGGTTTGGTTCAGCTTAGGCGCGAAGTAGTCCCAGAAGGCGCGCGACCGCCCGACGTGGTTCTCCCAGAGGCGCGACTGTGACTCGTGTACTGTGAGGTCACGCGCCTCCGACAGGGGTGTTGCATAGCCTTCGTCGGGTAGACCCTGTATGTAGAGGGCGTGTCCCATCTCGTGTATAGTCGACATAAGCGCGTCGAGCGGATTAGTGAACCTCGTGGTCACCCTCGCGTCGAAGGTGTTGCCCGACGTGAACGGATGGGGCGAGGTGTCGAGCCTCCCACGCGAGAAGTCGTACCCCATCTCTTCGAGAGCCGTCTCGGCGATCTCCCTCTGTCTCTCGTCGGTGTACTCCGACCCAAGCACCTTCTCAACCTCGACGTCGGAGTCTCTTATGTCGTCGATGAGAGGCTTGATCGAGTCCCTGAGGTTAGTCAGGACTCTCTCAGCGGTTTCGAGGTCGATGTAGGGCTCGAAGTCGTCGAACAGAACTGCGTAGGGGTCTCTGTCGGGATCTATCTCCTCGGCGTACTCCCTCTTGAGTTCGACGAGCCTTTCGAGAGTCGGCGCGAACTCGTCGAAGTCGCTCTTCTCACGCGCCTTCTTCCAGACGGGATGTGCGCGCGAAGAGGTGTCTGATATCTCCTCGACGAGTTCGTCGGGAACCTCGACCGACCTCGTGTACTCGCGTTGAATCTCCCTCACGACTGCTTCCTCGTCTTCTCCGTTCGGCTTGACGGAGTCGAGGATCTCCCCCGTCTCGTCGTCGGTGAGTATCTCGTGTTTGATCGACGAGAGAGTCGAGAGCTCCTGTGCGCGCGCCTCGACACCCTTCTCGGGCATCATGACTTCCTGATCCCAGTTGAGCACCGACGACGCGTTCTCGACGTTACGTATACGTCTCACCCTCTCGACGAGGTCGTCGTATTCGTGTTCCATACTCACGATAGCTTCCCCCGAATAATAGGATTTATCTTACTCGCGTAACAAATTCGTCGTATGTCTGAAGATGAGACTAAGGGGAACGTAACGCGTAGCGCGGGACGTTTCGGAGCGCGTTACGGACGCGTGGCTCGGAAACGCGTCGCCGACATAGAGGACGAGATGAACAAGAACCACGAATGTCCCGACTGTGGTGCCGAGAAGGTCAGCCGTACCGACACCGGGATCTGGGAGTGCGGCAAATGTGGATACCGTTTCACCGGAGGAAGCTACCAGGTCGAGACACCCGCTGGAAGACGTGCGGAGCTATCGATAGACGAAGCCGTAGAAGAACAGAACTAATCTAATCTGATCCACAATGGCATACAGATGCGCGCGCTGTAAGAGGAGTATAGAGCTCGAGGGAAGAAGTAGCGTGCGCTGTCCCTACTGCGGTCACCGTATACTTCTCAAGGAGCGCGGTGGCGGAATCAAGAAGGTCGATGTCCACTGAGACCGAGAGCGACCCGAAGACACACAGCTTATCTGTAACTCTGGAGGACTCCGACGTCCACCTCGAATCTGTCTACCGATCCCTTCTTCCCGAGGTGGGCGACATCGACGGTGACTCGGAGACGGCTGTCGAGTACGACACCGACGGTGACTTTCTGAGAATAGAAGTCGAAGCCGACAGCCTGACTTCTCTGAGAGCCGGACTCAACACGTGGCTACGTCTCGCACGTACCGCGAATGAGGCTCTGACCCTACCCGGCTCCGAAACTGAATCTTAACCAGTACTCTTTTCAACTTTCCACCCACTCTTTACGTCCATGGATCAAGCACTTCCGCCCGAGGCTCAGGAGAAGCTAGAGAAGATACAGGAGTTACAGGAACAGATCGAACAGATCTCGGTACAGAAGGCAGAGTCTGAGAAGGAGATAGACGACACAGAGAGAGCACTCGAAACCCTCCGCGAGACAGACGAGGGCACAGAGGTTCACCGCTCTGTCGGCAACGTCATGGTCAAGGCTGACAGACAGGAGACGATAGACGAGCTTGAGGAGAAACAGGAGAGCCTCGAAGTACGTATAGAGTCGCTCAAGAAGAAGGAGGAGAAGGCAGAGGAGCAGTTCGAGAACCTCCAGGAAGACCTCCAGCAGATGCTCGGAGGAATGGGCGGAATGATGGGCGGCGCGGGCGGTCCCGGCGCTCAGTAGACGTAGAGTAGACACGGCTCTTCTACTTCGTTAATTAGCTAAAATCCGTCTCAGTTCCTCGATGTACTCTTCGTACGAGTATCCGAGGCGCGAGAGCCAGACGTCCTGGTACGAGGGATGTAGAACCGGTACGACTCTCACGCCGAGCGAGTCACAGTCGACGGCTTCGAGGACTGAGTCGACGAATCCGTCTAACTCCATTCCCTCCTTTTCGAGGACGAGACTCGTCGAGTGTTTCCCTGTCGTGACGACTACCTCTGGATCTATATAGAATAGCGAGAGTACCCCGAAGCTTGACTTCGGGGGTGAATCGCGTCGGAATGTATAAGTAGTATTAACAACAATATTGTAGTACGGCAGTTTGGTATAGGGCTTACTGCCTTATCAACAAACAGCAAACCCTGATGTATAGCCTTAATACACGGGCGATAATACGTGGACTGGATCGAAAGGTCCGAAGGTAAGCCAAATTCCCCGTATGGGGAGGATGGTCTAGTGGCAAAGTGGACTTGTCTCTAAGCAAAGCTTAGAGGCTAACGAAGCTCCGCTTCGTGATGCCGTAGAGAATAAGACCCACCCATAGTAGGTGTCTGAGGTAGACTTCTCTAGAAGCCTCGGAGCTTGACTCCGAGGTAGTTCACCCCGTCTATCTCGTCCTCAAGATGTCTCCAGCAGTTTTCGAGTTCGTCGCGCGCAGGCTCACGGTTCGAGTCACCGTCCTCTTCCTCGGGGAAACACTTGACAGCGTTCGTGTAGTAGACGTCCTCGGCGTCGACACCAGCGTCCTCGATAAGCTCACGCACCTTCTGTCCCGAGTGGCGCGAGGTGTAGGCGAGACCCGTCCAGTTGCCCCCTCTCCATCTCTCGGCGTCGGGGTCTCCCTTTCCGGGTGCCTCACCCACGACGATCACTCTTGCGTCTTCGGCTCCGTTGCCCCACGAGATACAGCTGCGCGACTCGACGAGTGACGCACATCTCTCACAGCCCTCTTCTAGGACGTTTCTCGTCCTCGGATCGGGAAAGTCGGGCATCTTAGTTCTTGACCGAATGTATCGGAGCGGGTATACGTCCGCCTCTCTGCACGAAGTCGGCGCTCGAACTCTCCGAGACCTCCATCACGGGAACCTCACCCAAGAGACCACCGAGCTCTATACTGTCGCCCTCGACGCCTCCGGGTATGACACGTACGCCTGTCGTCTTGTTGTTGACTACTCCTATCGAGCATTCGTCGAGTATTATACCTGCGAGCTTGTCGGTCGTCGTAGACTCGGGTACTGCGAACATGTCGAGTCCCACGCTACAGACACTCGTCATAGCTTCGAGCTTTTCGAGTGACAGGTCTCCTTCCTCCACCCTGTGTCTCATCGTACTGTCCTCGCTCACGGGTATGAAAGCCCCTGATAGACCTCCGACGTACGATGACGCCATCACGCCGCCCTTCTTGACGGCGTCGTTGAGGAGTGCGACCGCCGCCGTAGTTCCGTGTGCTCCCACGGTTTCGAGACCCATCTCCTCGAGTATGTCGGCGATCGAGTCCCCGACTGCGGGCGTCGGAGCGAGTGAGAGGTCGATTATGCCGAACTCAGTATCCATCCTCTCCGCGGTCTCCCTTCCTATCAGATCACCCGCACGCGTAATCTTGAAAGCGGTTCTCTTTATCCTCTCTGATACCTCTCCGAGGTCTCCCTCGTAGCCCTCGAGTGCCGAACGGACGACCCCGGGACCCGATATTCCGATGTTGAGTGCTGTCTCGGGCTCTCCCTCTCCGTGGAAGGCTCCCGCCATGAAAGGGTTGTCGGGAGGAGCGTTAGCGAATGTAACCAGACGTGCCGCTGCCTCGGGACTCCTCTCGGCGACATCGTGGACTGTCTCTCCCATTATACGTGCCGCCTCGGCGTTTATACCCGACTTCGTCGTAGCTATGTTGACGCTAGAACAGACGCGTTCGGTCGAGTCGAGTGCCTCGGGAAGCGACTCTATGACAGTCTTGTCGCCCTCAGTGAACCCTTTCTCGACTAGAGCACCGAAGCCTCCCAGGAAATCCACTCCTATCTCGTCTGCGGCGTCGTCGAGTGCGCGCGCGACATCGACGGGGTTCGAGTCGTCTAAGACAGATCCCACGGGAGTAACACTGACACGTTTGTTGACTATCGGGACGCCGTACTTCGACGATACCGCCTCCGCCTCGTCGACGAGCGAGCCGCCTTCCTCTACGACCCTGTCGTATACGTCGTCGGGGTCGTCCGACCTCAGACGTATCCCGAGTGTCACGGTACGTATGTCGAGCATGTCGTCGTCGACCATCTCGACTGTCTCGATTATCTCGTCGCTGCTGAACATAGCTAAGAGACTGTCCCGAACGACAAAAAACGACCCCTATCTTGCTTACTCAAATCTACTCGACCCAAGTCTTCGCGAACGAGTCGAAGAAGTCGTCTCCGGTATTCACGACGACGTGGCGCGCGAGTACCTCGTCGGATATCTCGTCTATACTGCTTATGTGGTTCTCGAGACGGTTCTGGTAGGTCGTCTTGAGTCTGTTACTGAAGTAAGTACGTAGACTCGTGTCGGACTCTAGAGCCTCGAATATCGTGTCCCCCCTCGCAGGAAGCTCGCGCTCGTCGGGTGCTATGACGTGTGCGAGTGTGACGTCGTGTTTGGCGAGAGCACTCAGACCCTCGGCTATACCGTCTGTGTCACCGAGGAAGTCGCTGGCTACCAGGACGAGAGACTTCGACCCTATGGTCGACTCGTACTCCTCGAACGACTTCCGGAAATCAGTCTCGCCTTCGAGGTCTTCGCCCTCCTCGTTGAGTAGGTCTATGAGACGGAGTATCTCTCCCCTGTTCGAGCCTCCTGTGTCGAGCCTCTTGAATCCGTCACCGAACACAGATACTCGGAAGTCGTTGTTCTCGTCGGCGGCGAGGTATGCGAATCCGAGACCTATCTTGGCGGCGTACTCGAACTTGTTGTCGTCGCCCTCGCCGAAGTCCATCGAACGGCTCGCGTCTATGAGGACGTGTATGGTGAGGTTCCTCTCCTCCTCGAACTGCTTTATGTAGAGCTCCTCGGTTCGGGCGTAGACTCGCCAGTCTATGAGACGTGTGTCGTCGCCGGGCGTGTAGTTGCGGTAGTCGCTGAAGGTCAGACCCTCACCTAGCTCCTTCGACTCCTGTTCGCCCTGGAATATCGAGTTGACCTCCTTCTTGAGAGCGGCGTCGAACCGCGCGAGTTCGTCGAGGAAGTCGGGCTGTATTGCCATTCTACTATCTCTACTCTTACAGCAGGTTCTCTATCGCGTCGTCCTCTGTGACTCCCTCGCGCTCTGCTCTGAAGTCGACTATTATACGGTGTCGGAGAACCGGAGGAGCCATTGCGTCTATGTCCTCCTCGCTGACGTGTGTGCGTCCCCTGAGGAGTGCGCGAGCCTTTGACGCGAGGACTAGACCCATGCTCGCACGTGGACTAGCGCCGTACTCTATCTGTTCGTCGTCACGCGTGTCGCCGACTATCCTTATCGCCTTGTCACGCAGGTCGTCGGCTATCGGAACCTGACGTGTGAGCTCCTGTATCTTCTGAAGCTCGTGCTGATCCATGACCTTCTGAAGCTGTATGTTGTCGTCGAGACTCTTAGTGTATCTGTCGACTATCTCGACCTCCTCGTCGAAAGACGGGTAGTCGAGGACTATCTTCATCAGGAACCTGTCCGACTGAGCCTCTGGGAGAGGGTAGGTGTTGTGGTTAACTCCACACGCACCAAGTCCTGCGACGTAGTTGTGGCTCCCCGGGACTGAGAGACCTATGACAGAACCCTCGTACTCCTCCTTCTCTATCTGGGTTATCGGATCGTAGAAGACGTCTGAGCCGACTAGTTCTCTGAGATACTCGGTCAGGTTTTCGGCTTCCTCAACACGTGACGAGTACTCGTCGGCGACGTACTCGACGGCTTCGGGCTCTTCCCTCTCGCCCTCGTAGGTCTTCCAGACTGCGTGTTTCGAGAGCGAGGTATTCTCGACTACCTGTGTCATCGAGACCCCACAGCCGTCTGCTATCTCACCTACGTCCATTTCGTCTATCTCGGCGTTCTTTCTCTCATCGACCGTCTCCTCCATCTCAGTCACGAACGAGTCGAGGTAGGAGTTAGCCATACGGTCGCGTTTCGTACGTGCCCATCTGTACGAGTTGTACCAGTCCTTCGAAGACACGTCGTCTACGCCGAGCATCTCGACGAGCCTCTCGGCTGCATCGGAGTCGACAGGCGTGGTTCTGTGTGCCGAGTCGAACTCCTCGGCGTCAACGTCGGGTTCTTCACCTCGCCACTCGAACTCCTCGGTGTACTTAGCTACGTCCTCGCCCTGTATACGTATCTCGTATGCGTCCTCTCTCTCGTATATCCACGGCAGTATACCGAAGCTGAGGAGAAGATGTGCGACGAGATTCGTAGTCTCCCTGTCTTTCTGTTTGAACGTGATTCTCCTCCTCTCACCGTCGAAGTGTGACTCGGTGAGTACGAATATCTCAAGGAACGACCTCCTGAACTTCTCGGGTGCGCGCAGAAGACGGTTCGGCTCGTCTATGCTGTAACGTTCTCTGAGGTAGTCGACGAAGGGCTTCGAGCTGATCTTGACTTCCTTTCCTCCCTTCTGTCTCGTCGTGTAGTCGAGTCCCAGTCTCTCGGCTATACCGATCCATCTTTCGAGCTTCTCAGTCAGGTTCTTCTGTGTGACTCTCACTCCTGTGTCGGAGACTGATCCCTCGGCGAGAACGAATCCCACGAAGAAGCCCGCCTCCTCGTCGGTCATCTCGCCGTCGAATCTGTGTACCGTGTGGGACTCGATGTAGTCGGCTTCTCTAATCTCAGAGTCTCGAAGAGCCTCACGTATCTCTTCACCGACTCTTGTCTGAGTTCTGGAGCCGTCGAGATGTCTCAGAACCTCGTCGTACGACGCCGACGTTATCTGGGACAGCTCCTTCTTCGAGAGACCCGCCGCTGTTCTCAGACTGTCGAGTTCGTCGTGTGAGAGGTCTTCGTCCGCCCTCAGACGTTCGGTGAGACTCGCCACCTCGTCACGTCTCACGACACTGTACTCATCCCTGTCCGAGACTGAGTCGAGTGCTTCGTCGTGGCTCACGAACTCGTCGCTTCCTAACTCTAGATTACGCGGTGTCACTAGATGGTCGCCCTCGTCGAGGTTGCGCGCCTTGACCCAGCTTATGACCCCCGACCTGTTGACGAGGAAGGGATGGTTGTCCGAGACACGTATACGTCTCCCTGTCTTAGTCTCGAAGCTGTATATTTCGCCCTCGTAATCCTTCTCGTAGACCATACAGTCGGTCTCGACCATCTCTCCCTCAGGATTCAGCGTCTGTGTTGTGGCGTCGATGTCGTAGAGACGCATCTCCACCTCGTCTTCTTCATCCGTCTCTGTCTCCGTCTCTGTCTCTGTCTCCGTCTCTGTCTCTCTCTCGTGTACCACCTCACCCTTCTGTCTCGCGTGTTCGAGTGCCTCGCTCGCTTTCCAGAGCTTACCGTTCATGTAGAGACTCTCGTCGGGATGTAGACTCCCTTCCTGGTCTATCGGGTTCTGAGTCGCGAGAACGAAGAAGGGACGTGGCAGGTCGTAGGTATCACCGCTCGCTGTGACCTGTTTCTCCTGCATGGCTTCGAGGAGTGCCGCCTGTGTCTTAGGCGTCGCCCTGTTTATCTCGTCGGCGAGGACGATGTTGGCGAATATGGGACCTTTCTGGAACTCGAACTCCTTCCTCGCCCCCGTGTCACGTATGACCTCCGTCCCGGTTATGTCCGACGGCATCAGGTCGGGGGTATTCTGTATACGTGAGAAATCGAGGTCTATGACGTCCGAGATGGTACGTATCATCAGAGTCTTACCCAGACCCGGGTTACTCTCAAGCAGAGCGTTTCCGTCGCATAACATCGTGGCGAGAACCTGTTCGAGAACCTCGTCCTGACCCACTATCTTCTTCGCTACCTCGTCCTTTACCCTCTGCATCTTCGACTGTACCTGTTGTAAGTTGTGAGAAGACCTGTCAGCCATTAGTATCACTTCCGCTTCTTATACGTACGTTGTATTCCTTTACGAGATCCGCGTCGTCTATCTTCTGCTGTTCCTCGAAGCCCGCTTGCTGTGACTCGACCCCACCGCCGTTGCCCGAGTATCCGCTTGAGTCGTAGTTCTCGGGTGAGGCTCCCCCTCCCGATCCGGTGCCTCCTCCGCCGCGCTGCAAAGTGGCGTCGAGGTTCTGAGATCCCGACGAGACGTCCTCTGCCTCGCCTAAGACGCTGTCGCCTGACTGGAGACCCTGGTATCCGGAGCCTCCCTGTCCACCGCCGGCTCCCCCGCCTCCGCCGCCGCCGCTCGACTGTGAGGTCGACGAATCCGAACCCAGGATTCCCGACGGCGAGTTGAGCGCGGGCTGGTCGGAGTACGTCATGTAGAAGGCTCCGATAGCCATTCCGAATATGAGGAGTATGCTGACGAATATACGTCTGTTGCTGAGGAGACCCGCGCTCGAAGTCGAACGTAGACGTTCGACGACATCGTCGTAGAGCGCGACAGCGACCGGGTTTTCGTCGTCCTCTTTCTTAGCGATGTCCCTCGCCGTCCTGAGTGCCTCCTCGACCTCGGGGTTGATAGACTCGAACTTCTCGACCTCCGAATAGACGTAGGCGCGGTAGGCGAAGCTCACGACGAAGACAAAGACTCCGACGCCGAGTGTCACGAGAGCACCCCCCGAGGGCTCTATTGGCGACTCGACAGGTGAGGCTCCGACAGACGCGAAAGCCGAGTTCACGAGAGACAGAACTGACGACGGAATCCGAACCGTGACTGAGTCGGGTATCTGGCTTATCTCGAAGAGAGCGAGAAGAAGGTTGATTGCCATCAAGACGAGAGAAGAGTCGACGACCGCGTAGATAAACGAAGCCTTGTAGCCCTCTTGACGTATCTCCTTGAGCGCCTTACGTATCTTCTTACGCTCGTTCTCGACTGAGACTGACTCAGATCCGGAGGCGCTTGCTCCTGACATAGTTTAGGGACCTGACGGTATCGTACAGTTTTGTGCCTGACTACATTCCACTTGTATTTTGTCTATGTAGGTGTTCAGCTCCTTTATTCTCTTCTCCTTGTTATCTATAGTTTGCTCCTTGTTATCTATAGTTTGTTCCTGTTCGTTTACCGTGGTCTGAAGCTCGTTTCTCTCCTGTCTGACTGTCTCAAGCTTCGATTCGAGTGAGTTGACACGTGACCTCGCCTGTGAGAGCTGAGCCCTCGTCTGTTCGAGTTTGTCTCTCGTCTGGCTCAGAGTCGACTGTGTCTGCTGAAGTTCGTTCTCTGTCTGTTCGAGATTACTCGTGACCTGTGAGAGATCCTGCTGTTTCGTCTCGACTTTCTGTCCGAGGTCACGAAGACGTTGTGTCCGGTTCTGGAGCGTCTGTCTGGTATTCCGAAGCTCTGTCCTGAGGTTCTGGTTCTCCTGACGTAGCTCCTCGACGTTCGAGTTGAGGTCGTTGACTGACTCCTGGTAGAATACCGTGGCTCCCGCTGTGCCGGTTATGGCGAGTCCGACGAGGAGCGTGAGAACGAGGTTGATCTTTCCGCCTATCAGACCCATGTTTGTATTCAGTTAGTAAGATGGTGTCCTATTTAACGTCTTGGTTGGGGATTACGTCTCGGGCTTTTACTGACTTTTCATCTTCTGAGTCTGGTCGGGACGACGTCGGGGAGTCTGTATCCGTATATCTCGTATATTCTCCGTGCCATGATCTCAATCAGATATATTACGAGTGCGGCGGACAGGACGATCCAGGTCACATTCTCACGTACCTCTCTGACCTTCGTCGATCGGCTCTTGACGAA
This is a stretch of genomic DNA from Candidatus Afararchaeum irisae. It encodes these proteins:
- a CDS encoding MgtC/SapB family protein, whose amino-acid sequence is MALPLAVELVVAVGVGGLIGIERERSVPGQVFAGSRTLPLVALLGAVTNEFFESLLAVAFTGVVALSVLGYVYEASAGKPMWKDESRTESEKTGHNSEEYVGITTSVSTVITFIYGGMATQSEEGLVMSVVLGTLTMAILAAKEPIHSFAGRIGEDEMFNTALLFNVGIPVAGMTAVGLVLSVLLFFKDVSGKTPGVDLENPFRLKPALGFGVFFAVILLVSNEASQTFGDLGIYATALLSGLVDVDVDSITISLSKLALDGSITPRVAANGIVIGAITNTLVKIGIAVVLGTRSLGVEMAKVLVPTVMTGLVLVFVV
- a CDS encoding TMEM165/GDT1 family protein, producing the protein MIDWITLLVIAFTTQLAVLPGEKVQLIIAGLSTRYNPVVVVSAAGTAFAGWTALEILLGNALKGALPEVYLDVFSASLFVVFAVLLYRSAPGSGTPEESEKVYDDVDVSVLGWDVPDYLGGFLPIFAMMAAGEFGDKTQVVTIGLAAQYGAHPAIWAGEMLAIIPVSIANAFFFHRFSHRFDVRKAHYAGAVLFVFFAGDTVLNVVAGFSVWERSVSSVAHILSSFV
- a CDS encoding metal-dependent transcriptional regulator, with product MISASMEDYLKAVYELEDTRGSRVKTSSIADHLGVTSPTVTSSMEKLEDRDLIDREKYKGVKLTQKGRGVALETLRHHRLLETFLSEYLDYSWTEVHDEADVLEHHISEEFERRVASALNDPEVDPHGDPIPTESLDPLAEKGTQPLSAASEDETVLVERVSDRDEEKLRYLSEAGIVPGTVVTVVEVAPIGMVVVDVEGEGEQSLPEEIAERIYVSETTEPTSSNRSQETETRT
- a CDS encoding carboxypeptidase M32 yields the protein MEHEYDDLVERVRRIRNVENASSVLNWDQEVMMPEKGVEARAQELSTLSSIKHEILTDDETGEILDSVKPNGEDEEAVVREIQREYTRSVEVPDELVEEISDTSSRAHPVWKKAREKSDFDEFAPTLERLVELKREYAEEIDPDRDPYAVLFDDFEPYIDLETAERVLTNLRDSIKPLIDDIRDSDVEVEKVLGSEYTDERQREIAETALEEMGYDFSRGRLDTSPHPFTSGNTFDARVTTRFTNPLDALMSTIHEMGHALYIQGLPDEGYATPLSEARDLTVHESQSRLWENHVGRSRAFWDYFAPKLNQTLETEVSPGALYRSVNEVSPHPVRVESDELTYHMHIVLRFEIEKDLIRGEIEVDEVPGIWNDKVEEYLGIRPENDAEGCLQDIHWSHGSFGYFPTYSLGSVLAAQVFDAADDEIEDLNGKISRGNFSHLRDWLKEEIHRHGKRYETDDLIRRVTGDDLNVDPFVEYAEEKFGEIYGV
- a CDS encoding 50S ribosomal protein L37ae, which codes for MSEDETKGNVTRSAGRFGARYGRVARKRVADIEDEMNKNHECPDCGAEKVSRTDTGIWECGKCGYRFTGGSYQVETPAGRRAELSIDEAVEEQN
- a CDS encoding DNA-directed RNA polymerase subunit P: MAYRCARCKRSIELEGRSSVRCPYCGHRILLKERGGGIKKVDVH
- a CDS encoding KEOPS complex subunit Pcc1 — protein: MSTETESDPKTHSLSVTLEDSDVHLESVYRSLLPEVGDIDGDSETAVEYDTDGDFLRIEVEADSLTSLRAGLNTWLRLARTANEALTLPGSETES
- a CDS encoding prefoldin subunit beta, coding for MDQALPPEAQEKLEKIQELQEQIEQISVQKAESEKEIDDTERALETLRETDEGTEVHRSVGNVMVKADRQETIDELEEKQESLEVRIESLKKKEEKAEEQFENLQEDLQQMLGGMGGMMGGAGGPGAQ
- a CDS encoding PFL family protein encodes the protein MFSSDEIIETVEMVDDDMLDIRTVTLGIRLRSDDPDDVYDRVVEEGGSLVDEAEAVSSKYGVPIVNKRVSVTPVGSVLDDSNPVDVARALDDAADEIGVDFLGGFGALVEKGFTEGDKTVIESLPEALDSTERVCSSVNIATTKSGINAEAARIMGETVHDVAERSPEAAARLVTFANAPPDNPFMAGAFHGEGEPETALNIGISGPGVVRSALEGYEGDLGEVSERIKRTAFKITRAGDLIGRETAERMDTEFGIIDLSLAPTPAVGDSIADILEEMGLETVGAHGTTAAVALLNDAVKKGGVMASSYVGGLSGAFIPVSEDSTMRHRVEEGDLSLEKLEAMTSVCSVGLDMFAVPESTTTDKLAGIILDECSIGVVNNKTTGVRVIPGGVEGDSIELGGLLGEVPVMEVSESSSADFVQRGGRIPAPIHSVKN
- a CDS encoding DUF58 domain-containing protein, giving the protein MAIQPDFLDELARFDAALKKEVNSIFQGEQESKELGEGLTFSDYRNYTPGDDTRLIDWRVYARTEELYIKQFEEERNLTIHVLIDASRSMDFGEGDDNKFEYAAKIGLGFAYLAADENNDFRVSVFGDGFKRLDTGGSNRGEILRLIDLLNEEGEDLEGETDFRKSFEEYESTIGSKSLVLVASDFLGDTDGIAEGLSALAKHDVTLAHVIAPDERELPARGDTIFEALESDTSLRTYFSNRLKTTYQNRLENHISSIDEISDEVLARHVVVNTGDDFFDSFAKTWVE